One Heyndrickxia oleronia genomic window, TGATATGCCAAAATGAGTGAATATCATATCCATTTGATGGGTAATTATCGCTTTACCCTTTGGATTTAAAACACTTACTGCTACATCTCTTAATGACAGGCCCTGAAGTAGCTTGTCCTTTATAAAAGGCTCATTTGAGGTCACTGGAACTTCTGTAGGAAATAATTCTGAAATGGTATGTCCAGCTTTTTCAGCCCAAGGAAAACCATCTCCTGTTGAACCTGTTTGAGGAACAGATTTTCCTCCAACTGCAACCACTACAGCACTAGTAGGTAATTTCTCTCCAGTCATAAGCTCAACACTTTCAACGCAACCGTTGGCATAGCATATGTCTTTGACAGCTGTATTTGTTCGAATCTCGACATTTAATTTTGATAACTTATCTAAAAGGGCATCTACGACAGATTGAGCACGATCAGAAACGGGGAACATTCTTCCATGATCCTCTTCCTTTAATTCAATGCCTAAGTCCTCAAAAAAACGAATAATGTCTTCATTATTAAAGATCGAAAAAGCGCTATACAGGAAACGTCCATTCCCAGGAATATGTTTTACTATTTCATCAATAGGCAATCTATTGGTAACATTGCACCTGCCTCCACCAGATATAGCGAGTTTTCTTCCTAATTTATTTCCTTTATCCAGTAATAGAACTTTTGATCCGTTTTCACCTGCTGCAATAGAAGCCATAAGTCCTGATGGCCCTCCACCAATAACAATTACATCATATTTCATTATTTCACACCTTTTGTAAAAATTATGTTCAAGAAAAAAAAGATTACTCTAATAAATTGTCAATTAATCTTGTAAGAGGTACACTACTTATTAGTGCAATTTAATTTTTAAAATTGAGGGATCGTATGTCTTCGAAACTAATAAGAGGTACATTTATATTAACACTAGGGACTATTATATCAAAGATAATAGGATTATTTTATGTAATCCCTTTTTATGCAATTATAGGTGGGTCTGAGCCAGCAGCCCTTTACCAATTTGGTTATGTCCCATATACAATATTTATAAGTATTGCAACTGCAGGTGTTCCATTAGCGGTATCAAAATATATAGCGAAATATAATGCATTGGAAGAATATGCTGTTGGAAGAAAATTATTTAAATCTGGTATATTGCTGATGTTGATCACAGGAATCGTCAGCTTTTTAATCATGTATATATTTGCGCCGTTTTTTGCGGAAATGTCTATGAACAAAGCGGATAGTCCATATACTATTGCTGAAGTTGCAACAGTTATTCGAGCTGTTAGTTTTGCTCTAATTATCATACCGGTAATGAGTTTATTAAGGGGATATTTTCAAGGACATCAATCGATGGGACCATCTGCGGTTTCACAGGTTATTGAACAAATTATTCGTATTGTATTTTTATTATTCGGTGCCTTTTTTGTATTAAAAATACTTAAAGGCAGTATGGTTTCTGCCATTAGTGCAGCAACATTTGCAGCTTTTATTGGAGGAATTGCAAGTCTTATTACACTCTTATGGTACTGGAGAAAAAGAAAGCATCATTTTGATGAATTACTTGAACATGATAAAGGAAAAATGCAGATATCCTTAATTTCTATGTATAAGGAAATCTTCGTTTATGCTTTTCCTTTTATTTTAGTCGGAATTGCTAATTCATTATATCAAGGGATTGATCAACTAACATATAGTCGAGCAATTTCACTTGAGCATCTCGGAGTTTTAAATTTCTCCACTCATAAATTAGTTATCATTCCAGTTTCATTAGCTACTGCCTTTTCTTTAACATTAGTACCACTCATAACAGAATCTTATGCAGTAGGGAATAGACATACATTAGTTCGTCAAGTGGACCAAACTTTTCAGGTTCTTCTTTTCATAACTGTACCAGCAGCTATTGGTTTATCTTTATTAGCGGAACCTAT contains:
- a CDS encoding NAD(P)/FAD-dependent oxidoreductase, which encodes MKYDVIVIGGGPSGLMASIAAGENGSKVLLLDKGNKLGRKLAISGGGRCNVTNRLPIDEIVKHIPGNGRFLYSAFSIFNNEDIIRFFEDLGIELKEEDHGRMFPVSDRAQSVVDALLDKLSKLNVEIRTNTAVKDICYANGCVESVELMTGEKLPTSAVVVAVGGKSVPQTGSTGDGFPWAEKAGHTISELFPTEVPVTSNEPFIKDKLLQGLSLRDVAVSVLNPKGKAIITHQMDMIFTHFGISGPAVLRCSQFVVKAMKKWNLKEVLMSIDALPDYNEEELFQKIMKIIKEEPKKVIKNSLKGLVPERYLLFLLEFNQIDVNTQGGTISTELIRKFVKSCKQFQFHVNGTLPLEKAFVTGGGVSVKEIEPKTMASKLMHGLYFCGEVLDIYGYTGGYNITSALVTGRLAGMNAALK
- a CDS encoding putative polysaccharide biosynthesis protein; translated protein: MSSKLIRGTFILTLGTIISKIIGLFYVIPFYAIIGGSEPAALYQFGYVPYTIFISIATAGVPLAVSKYIAKYNALEEYAVGRKLFKSGILLMLITGIVSFLIMYIFAPFFAEMSMNKADSPYTIAEVATVIRAVSFALIIIPVMSLLRGYFQGHQSMGPSAVSQVIEQIIRIVFLLFGAFFVLKILKGSMVSAISAATFAAFIGGIASLITLLWYWRKRKHHFDELLEHDKGKMQISLISMYKEIFVYAFPFILVGIANSLYQGIDQLTYSRAISLEHLGVLNFSTHKLVIIPVSLATAFSLTLVPLITESYAVGNRHTLVRQVDQTFQVLLFITVPAAIGLSLLAEPIYTVFYEHSKFGTDVLATYAPVAILFALFSVTAAILQGINEQRFTVLSLLVGLLVKLSLNIPLMKLYETEGAVYATALGYTATILINLIVIKIFAKYPFKIIIRRTIFILLMNGVMAVVVLLVYKLLTLFLTTDSKIQSLIIVIICGGIGAVVYGYMGLRSKLADKLFGDRLQRIKSKLHIS